The following are encoded together in the Thermus neutrinimicus genome:
- a CDS encoding ABC transporter substrate-binding protein: MRRRELLKRAGVGLAASVLWGPALVRAQAGPVIRVAGDSTAVGEGGRWMKEMVEAWGKKTGTRVEYIDSPADTNDRLALYQQYWAARSPDVDVYMIDVIWPGIVAPHAADLKQYFSDSELKEFFPRIVQNNTIRGKLTSIPFFTDAGILYYRKDLLEKYGFKNPPRTWAELEQMAQKVMEGERKAGNRDFWGFVFQGKAYEGLTCDALEWIYSHKGGRIIEPDGTISINNGRAALALNTVRRFVGTIAPSGVTSYAEEEARNVWQQGNSLFMRNWPYAYALGQAEGSPIRGKFGVTVLPKGGADAPNAATLGGWQLMVSAYSRYPKESADLVRYLASYEVQKDNAVRLSRLPTRPALYTDRDVLAKNPWFRDLLPVFQNAVSRPSDVAGAKYNQVSEAIWTEVHSVLTGKKAGEAAVRDLEGRLRRILR; encoded by the coding sequence ATGAGGCGTAGGGAGTTACTCAAAAGGGCAGGAGTGGGGTTGGCGGCCAGCGTCCTTTGGGGACCGGCTTTGGTGCGGGCCCAGGCGGGCCCGGTCATCCGCGTGGCCGGGGATTCCACCGCGGTGGGCGAGGGCGGCCGTTGGATGAAGGAGATGGTGGAGGCCTGGGGCAAGAAGACGGGCACCCGGGTGGAGTACATCGACTCCCCTGCGGACACCAACGACCGCCTGGCCCTCTACCAGCAGTACTGGGCGGCCAGGAGCCCCGATGTGGACGTGTACATGATCGACGTCATCTGGCCCGGTATCGTGGCCCCCCATGCCGCTGACCTTAAGCAGTACTTCTCTGATAGCGAGCTCAAGGAGTTCTTCCCCCGCATTGTCCAGAACAACACCATCCGCGGAAAGCTCACCTCCATTCCCTTCTTTACCGATGCGGGCATCCTCTACTATCGCAAAGACCTTCTGGAAAAATACGGCTTTAAGAACCCACCCCGCACCTGGGCCGAGCTGGAGCAGATGGCCCAGAAGGTTATGGAGGGTGAGCGCAAGGCGGGCAACCGCGACTTCTGGGGTTTCGTTTTCCAGGGCAAGGCCTATGAGGGCCTTACCTGCGATGCTCTGGAATGGATTTACTCCCATAAGGGTGGGCGCATCATCGAGCCTGATGGCACCATCAGCATCAACAACGGCCGCGCCGCCTTGGCCCTGAACACCGTGCGCCGCTTTGTGGGCACCATCGCTCCCTCAGGGGTCACCAGCTATGCGGAGGAGGAGGCGAGGAACGTCTGGCAGCAGGGCAATAGCCTCTTCATGCGCAACTGGCCCTACGCCTACGCCCTGGGCCAGGCGGAGGGAAGCCCCATCCGCGGCAAGTTCGGGGTGACGGTGCTCCCCAAGGGTGGAGCCGATGCGCCCAACGCCGCCACCTTGGGGGGTTGGCAGCTCATGGTTTCCGCCTACAGCCGCTATCCCAAGGAGTCCGCCGACCTGGTGCGGTACCTGGCCTCCTACGAGGTGCAGAAGGACAACGCCGTGAGGCTTTCCCGCCTGCCCACCCGCCCGGCCCTTTACACCGACCGGGACGTCCTGGCCAAGAACCCCTGGTTCCGGGACCTGCTTCCCGTTTTCCAGAATGCGGTTTCCAGGCCCTCCGATGTGGCGGGAGCCAAGTACAACCAGGTGTCCGAGGCCATCTGGACCGAGGTGCACAGCGTCCTCACCGGAAAGAAGGCCGGGGAGGCGGCGGTGCGGGACCTCGAGGGCCGCTTGCGCCGCATTCTGCGCTAG
- a CDS encoding DUF4384 domain-containing protein: MRLLWLLLAGFLSACTLTLEGVTVHYRLDFTPAILRFEPDRGAGATYYVGEEVRFFLTLAEPGWISLVAIDPDGRTYEFDRFYLGRGTHVLPPGAYRYTLTPPRGLQRVRAVYTDSQPGSLRLEGVYTDWDARLRVYLDASGARRYQVVETYFYVR, translated from the coding sequence ATGCGGCTTTTGTGGCTTCTATTGGCGGGTTTTCTTTCCGCCTGCACCCTGACCCTGGAAGGCGTCACGGTCCATTACCGCCTGGACTTCACCCCGGCCATCCTGCGCTTTGAGCCGGACCGGGGTGCGGGGGCCACGTACTACGTGGGAGAGGAGGTGCGCTTTTTCCTCACCCTGGCTGAACCCGGCTGGATAAGCCTGGTGGCCATAGACCCCGACGGGCGCACCTACGAGTTCGACCGCTTCTATCTGGGCCGGGGTACCCACGTGCTCCCTCCCGGGGCCTACCGCTACACCCTCACGCCCCCGAGGGGGCTTCAGCGGGTGCGGGCGGTATACACGGATAGCCAGCCCGGGAGCCTGCGCCTGGAAGGGGTATATACGGACTGGGACGCCCGGCTCAGGGTGTACCTGGATGCCTCCGGAGCCCGCCGTTACCAGGTGGTGGAAACCTACTTCTACGTCCGCTGA
- a CDS encoding carbohydrate ABC transporter permease produces MRTWLRLGNRLLFYLLVAFVVVYSAFPFYWAVISSFKPSDALFASDPSFLPLPFTLDHYKNVFLQANFGRNLLNSVVVAGGATLLSLFLGVLAAYALGRLPFPPRNAVLYLVLAMTMFPQISVLGGLFMLLRQAGLFNTHMGLILSYLLFTLPFTVWVLVGYFKGLPRELEEAAYVDGATPLQTLVRIMLPLTGPGLVTTGLLAFIAAWNEYLFALTFTVGDKVKTVPPAIASFGGATPFEIPWGSIMAASVVVTVPLVVLVLVFQQRIVAGLTAGAVKG; encoded by the coding sequence ATGAGGACCTGGCTTCGCCTTGGAAATCGCCTGCTCTTTTACCTGTTGGTGGCCTTTGTGGTGGTGTATAGCGCCTTCCCCTTCTACTGGGCGGTGATCTCCAGCTTCAAGCCCTCCGACGCCCTTTTTGCCAGCGATCCCAGCTTTTTGCCGCTGCCCTTCACCCTGGACCATTACAAGAACGTGTTTCTCCAGGCCAACTTTGGCCGCAATCTGCTGAACTCCGTGGTGGTGGCGGGCGGGGCTACCCTCCTTTCCCTGTTCCTTGGGGTGCTGGCCGCTTACGCTTTGGGTAGGTTGCCTTTCCCTCCCAGGAATGCTGTGCTCTACCTGGTTCTGGCTATGACCATGTTCCCCCAGATCTCGGTCTTGGGAGGGCTTTTCATGCTCCTGCGCCAGGCGGGGCTCTTCAACACCCATATGGGCCTTATCCTCAGCTACCTCCTTTTCACCCTCCCTTTTACCGTCTGGGTCCTGGTAGGCTACTTCAAAGGTTTACCCCGGGAGCTGGAGGAGGCGGCCTACGTGGACGGGGCCACCCCTTTGCAGACTCTGGTGCGCATCATGCTCCCCCTTACGGGCCCCGGTTTGGTGACCACGGGGCTTCTCGCCTTCATCGCCGCCTGGAACGAGTACCTCTTCGCCCTCACCTTCACCGTAGGGGATAAGGTGAAAACGGTTCCCCCAGCCATAGCCAGCTTTGGGGGGGCCACGCCCTTTGAGATCCCCTGGGGCTCCATCATGGCGGCCAGCGTGGTGGTGACCGTGCCCCTAGTGGTGCTGGTGCTCGTCTTCCAGCAGCGGATTGTGGCGGGGCTTACCGCCGGGGCGGTCAAGGGCTAG
- a CDS encoding TRAP transporter substrate-binding protein — protein MKRRDFLKKAGIGVAASAAFGPVFAQATPSVRWRLASSFPKSLDTIFGAAEVLAERVSALTGGRFQIRPYQAGEIVPGLQVMDAVQQGTVEMGHTASYYYVGKAAVFAFDTAVPFGLTARQQNAWMYYGGGIELFRPIFADFNIIQFPGGNTGVQMGGWFRKEVKGVADLKGLKMRIPGPGGQVMSRLGVVPQVLAGGDIYPALERGVVDAAEWVGPYDDEKLGFYKVAKYYYYPGWHEPGPQLSFYVNLKEWQKLPKEYQQALEVAAAEANLAMMAKYDQVNSPALQRLIKAGVRLRKWPADVMKAAQKAAFSWYEEEAAKDATYRKVYTAWKKFREEQYRWFAVAELGYESFAFPAV, from the coding sequence ATGAAGCGGCGGGACTTCTTAAAGAAGGCAGGTATCGGCGTAGCGGCCAGCGCGGCTTTTGGCCCGGTATTCGCCCAGGCAACCCCTAGCGTGCGGTGGCGGCTAGCCTCCAGCTTCCCCAAGAGCCTGGACACCATCTTTGGGGCAGCGGAGGTGCTGGCGGAGCGGGTTTCCGCCCTCACCGGGGGGCGCTTCCAGATCCGCCCCTACCAGGCTGGGGAGATCGTGCCCGGGCTACAGGTCATGGATGCCGTGCAACAGGGCACGGTGGAGATGGGTCATACCGCCAGTTACTACTACGTGGGCAAAGCGGCGGTTTTCGCCTTTGACACCGCGGTGCCCTTTGGCCTCACCGCCCGGCAGCAGAACGCCTGGATGTACTACGGGGGCGGGATTGAGCTCTTCCGGCCCATCTTCGCGGATTTCAACATCATTCAGTTCCCTGGCGGCAACACCGGGGTTCAGATGGGGGGCTGGTTCCGCAAGGAGGTCAAGGGTGTGGCGGACCTCAAGGGGCTAAAGATGCGCATTCCCGGTCCCGGCGGCCAGGTGATGAGCCGGCTCGGGGTGGTGCCCCAGGTGTTGGCGGGCGGGGATATCTACCCGGCCCTGGAGCGGGGCGTGGTGGATGCCGCCGAGTGGGTGGGGCCCTATGACGACGAAAAGCTGGGCTTTTACAAGGTGGCCAAGTACTACTACTATCCCGGCTGGCATGAGCCCGGGCCCCAGCTTTCCTTCTACGTCAACCTGAAGGAGTGGCAGAAGCTGCCCAAGGAGTACCAGCAGGCCCTCGAGGTGGCAGCCGCCGAGGCTAACCTGGCCATGATGGCCAAGTACGACCAGGTGAACTCCCCTGCCCTCCAGCGGCTCATCAAGGCGGGGGTGCGCTTGCGCAAGTGGCCCGCCGACGTGATGAAGGCGGCCCAGAAGGCAGCCTTTAGTTGGTACGAGGAGGAGGCGGCCAAGGACGCCACCTACCGGAAGGTCTACACTGCCTGGAAGAAGTTCCGGGAGGAGCAGTACCGCTGGTTTGCGGTGGCGGAGCTGGGCTACGAAAGCTTCGCCTTCCCTGCCGTTTAA
- a CDS encoding carbohydrate ABC transporter permease: MLTQRQVRLAWLLVLPTLLVVVLVAGYPLAQVFYWSFFRADIAFVEPPEFVGFKNYLYLLQDPDFRQALWNTVKFTVFSVSLETLLGLAIALVIHSNFKGRGLVRTAILIPWAIPTVVSAKMWQWMLHDVYGVINILGVKLGILSQKVAFLARPELVMPAIIAVDVWKTTPFMALLLLAGLQLIPEELYEAASIDGATRWQQFWAITLPLLTPALVVALIFRTLDALRVFDVIFVMSGVNPATRTLAVYNRQTLIDFQDLGYGSAISVAILVLIFLFVVAYMRTLGREALR, encoded by the coding sequence ATGCTGACGCAACGGCAGGTACGCCTGGCCTGGTTATTGGTTCTCCCCACCCTTTTGGTGGTGGTGTTGGTGGCGGGGTACCCTTTGGCCCAGGTCTTTTACTGGTCCTTCTTCCGGGCGGATATCGCCTTTGTGGAGCCCCCGGAGTTTGTGGGATTCAAGAACTACCTTTACCTTCTCCAGGACCCTGATTTCCGCCAAGCCCTATGGAACACGGTGAAGTTCACTGTGTTCTCTGTCAGCCTGGAAACTCTCTTGGGATTGGCCATTGCTTTGGTCATCCATTCCAACTTCAAGGGTCGGGGCTTGGTGCGCACCGCCATCCTCATTCCCTGGGCTATTCCCACAGTGGTTTCCGCCAAGATGTGGCAGTGGATGCTACACGATGTCTACGGGGTGATCAACATCCTGGGGGTGAAGCTGGGCATCCTGTCGCAAAAGGTGGCCTTCTTGGCCCGGCCCGAGCTGGTTATGCCCGCCATCATCGCCGTGGATGTGTGGAAGACCACGCCCTTCATGGCCCTTCTCCTCCTGGCCGGCCTTCAGCTGATCCCTGAGGAGCTTTACGAGGCGGCCAGCATCGACGGGGCCACCCGGTGGCAACAGTTTTGGGCCATTACCCTCCCCCTCCTTACCCCCGCCCTGGTGGTGGCCCTCATCTTCCGCACCCTGGATGCCTTACGGGTGTTTGACGTGATCTTTGTCATGAGCGGGGTGAATCCCGCCACCCGTACCCTGGCCGTCTACAACCGCCAGACCTTGATAGATTTCCAAGACTTGGGGTATGGCTCGGCCATAAGCGTGGCGATTTTGGTCCTAATTTTCCTTTTTGTGGTGGCTTATATGCGGACCCTGGGTAGGGAGGCTCTGCGATGA